The Geobacter metallireducens GS-15 region ACCCTCTGCGACGACTTGAAGTTTCTGGCGGTGACCGATGTGTACGCCGACCTTGCCGATGCTGCGGCAAAGCAGGAGTCGTCATACATCGACTATCTCGAGCAGGTACTCAAGGCCGAGAACGACGTCCGGCAGGGGCGCTCGCGCCACACCATGGCAAAGCTCGCGGGCTTTCCCGCGATCAAGACCCTTGAGGATTATGACTTCGATTTTGCCACCGGCGCCCCGAAGCAGCGAATCCTGGACCTATCGGCAATGGCGTTTCTGGAGCGTCGGGAGAATGTAATCCTGCTCGGTCCCAGCGGTACCGGCAAGACTCACCTCGCCATTGCCCTCGGCTACCGGGCAACCCAGTGCGGCGTGAAGGTGCGCTTCATTTCCGCTGCGGACCTGATGCTGCAACTCGAAAGCGCCCAGCGCCAGGGGCGGTACAAGGAAGTAATGCGGCGCAGTGTCCTGGGGCCGAGACTACTCATCATCGACGAGATTGGATACCTTCCGTTCAGCGAAACACAGGCAAACCTGTTCTTTCAGGTGATCGCCAAAAGGTACGAAACAGGTTCCGTCATCCTCACCTCGAACCTGAGCTTTGGGGAATGGGAACAGGCTTTCGGCGGCAACACGGCACTCACATCAGCAATGCTCGACCGGTTGCTGCACCACGCCCATGTCATTCAGATCAGGGGTGACAGCTACCGATTGAAAGAGAAGCGCCGAGCTGGCATTCTCGGGCAGCAACTGCCGACACCCCAGATGGATGATTAACCCAGGAAGGTGGGTCATTTTTCAATTGCCGATCAACCGGTAAAGTGGGTCAATTTTCGATTGCCGTTGACACTTCGTGGAGACAAAGGCAAAAAGGTCGCCTCACCTCCTTGGATACCCTGGAAATATCTACCCGATGGTTCCTGGCTCTTATCTCCAGCTAGAACATGAACAACAAAGCCCCGGCCTTCAGTTAAAACTCTCTTAGTGAAAGTTTTGGTGAAAGTCGGGGCAACAAAAAAGGAATCCCGAAGGATTCCTTATTGTTAGATGGAGCGGGAAACGGGATTCGAAGGCCTGAAAGCAGAACCAGAAAAATCAGTCAAAACGAATATTTAACCTAAAATACGACGACTTACCTTTCTCTTTGGTGTCGTTTTAAGTCCAACAAGATTCAACCGAATCAAGTGCATAAGCGACAATCCAGGAACAGATTAAACTCATTTTTGGCTTCAACACGTAAAGTCAAATATCAATCGACTTCGGTATATATAACCTTAAAAGTATTTATTATAAATAATATTACTTAATATTCCAAGAGCAATTGACAGCATAGAAGATATTATGAATACTACCCATTTTTTCTTCATCTTCTTTAGAACAATATTTTTGTTTTCTTGAGATTTTTTTGTCAGTAAAATGAAACTTGGTTCTCTATTATCGGCAGCTTCAGCTATAACGATCCCAATAATAATAGAAGCAAAAAGAGCTACAAATAACATGATTGCGAGTTTATTATAAAAAATGTGCCATTGACCAGAAGCATTTTGATTTATGAGGTACTCTAGTTTACTGAGCATATTGCCAATATCTGCGGATTTATTTCGTAGAATATCGGCTGCAATCTTCTGCTGTTTGTCCAAAAAATCAGAATTAGCCATAACTCCAGCAATGGCTGTTGTGATAAATAATGAACCACCCAACAAAAGGCCTATTAGCTCTGAATTTTTTCTTACAATTTTTTTGATATTTGGCTCTTTCTTTGTAATATTATTTATATGATTAGTTAACAATGCTTCAATATCAGCCCCCCACGTTCTGCCAGTGTGATCTATACGGAAATCAATAGCATCCATGCTAAGGAATTTAATTCTAATCCCTCTTGATGCAATGATTTTATCGGTTTGGCCAAAAGAAACAGTGATTATTTGTTTTTCTGGCGCTGCCTTATCTCTGAATTTAACCAAATAAGTCCATGTTATAACTAAGCCTACAGATATAACAGGGCGTATTTCATTGTATGCACAAAAATCAGATAAGGAGTTTTGTTTTACAGTTGATCCATCATCATAAATAGTTTTAACAGTAAATTGAACACATGTTGACGGATTCTGCTGACTTACCCGCTGATCAATCAAATGATATAAATTAACTATATCTTCCTGATGAACTTCATAAGATCCTTCGAATTCTCTCGTAATAGTCTGAGGGGCACCAAGTAATCCCGAAACAAATTCTTTAAAGGTTTCTGGAGTGCACGGGAGCACAACGTTAAAATTAGGACCACTTGAATCAAAGAGATCACTCATAATTTCCCCAATTTCTAGAATATTTTGGCCTTGCCGAAATTTTCTCAATTATCAATGTTTTTTTATGTTGTGAACCATCTCATCTTAGAGTTTTTTAGCATTTATATCTGAAGACAACAAAGTACGTCAATATCATTACAGGGCATGTATATCGTTTCCCTGGTTACCTCTTCTCCAAAATCACCAAATTACGCGTCTAAATATTTCAAACTTGACAAAATGTTGCATAACATTTATAAAAGTCTCAGAACATTTCGTAAATGTCATGGAGGCATTATGAACCCAAAAGATTTGGTCAAAGTTTGGGATGCACCCGACAACTCAAAGCTTACCCCAAAGCAGATTTCCATCCGACTGCCACTTCTTGTTTCCGCGAAGATCAACGCCCTTTGCGAAATTTACCCACGAAAGACGAAAACAGAGATTATTGGGGATCTACTCTCCACGGCACTAGAGCAACTTGAGGAAGGGATGGAAAGCAAACGGGGTGAATTCATCGAGTATGAGCCAACTCGTTTCGGAAGAGTGCCAATATACGAGGATGATGGTTTGAGGGGGGTATTTAGAAATCGCACTATCAGAAACCTCCGGGAATTGGAATCGGAAGCGGGGATCACCGAACCCATGCCGTTCCATGAATCGGTCGTCTATGGTGAGGAAGAACATTAAAGGAGGAAACAACCGTGAAAAATCGAGTTTTGGAGATGGATATCAGAGACCTTCCCATGCCCGTAAAGATCACTGGCAGAAACGGCAAAAGCAAGCTGTACTTACTAAAACCGTCAGAAAAAACCCAAGGAGCTTGGTTATGTGGTATCGAAGAGCCAGTTCAACAGATCATGCAGGAATCGCTTAACCGGAGGTAACCTGTGGCCCCCTCGGGGGGCTACTGGTTACTAAATACGTTTCCACTGCCTTGAAGCCAGCCAATTCCCGAAAGGAAAGCAGCACAGCCATGGGCAATTTCTTAAGCGCAATTTGCGCTAAAAGGGGTTGTTTATGGCTATTTTCACATCAGAGAACAATCAAGTAGTGTCCCCCAGCATGGCGGAGTCTGTAACACGCCATGCGCAAAACCCACCTACCGGAAATTTCCAGTTCCTTGCCTGCGGCATTGATACCCTTGATCTGGGTCTGTTCGTGTCGTGGGACGCCAACTGGAACCGCACCAAGTCGTATCTTTCCGAGAAGAAGGAAGCCTCCCAGGGAACAACCGGCCTTCTCGACAAGACCGACATCAGCCGGGAGTTTCTCCACCACGCAAGCGGCAAGGCTCCCAACTATCGCTATCAGCTCCAGTTCCCAGAATACCGCGTCTATCTCGCCATTTCCGACAAGCCCGGCGCCTCGCCGAACGTCTATGTAACGATCCTGGCGGAAGCCCTCTGGCATGTGGGCCTATCAACCCTCCTGGAGCTGTTGGAGTTCGACCTTATGAGCTTCGGCGGCACTATCGAGCGTGTCCAGCCGAGCCGGTGCGACCTCTGCGCAGACTTCAGAGTGAATCCGCCCCTCGCCTTTTCCCTTCTCGAAATCCTCCGGGTGTCCCGCAGTCGCAAGATCAGAATGATAACGAACGGCGGCGACCTGGAAACCTACTATTGCGGCTCTGCTAACTCTCCCGTCCAGGTGCGAATCTACGACAAGGGGAAAGAGATTCAGAAGAGCAACAAGCAATGGTTTCTGCCGATCTGGGGTGTGGATGATCCGGGAGGGGTCTGGCGGGTCGAGTTCCAGCTTCGCCGCTCATTTCTCCATCAGTACCGGATAAAGACCCTTGACGACCTCTGGGAGAAGGTCGGCGCAATCTGGGCGTATCTCACAGGGGAATGGTTCTCGCTCCGGCTCCCCGACAACGAGAAGGCGGAACGGCGCACCATTCATCCCTGGTGGCTGGCGGTGCAGGAATGCCGGGACCGGTTCGGGGCCTTTCGGGATGCCAAGAGGACATTTTCCAGCGACAGCATGGAGCCGATTCAACGCACCCTTGCCCACATTATGGGAAGGATGATCTCCATTGCCGCCCAAAGCGGAATCAAGGACCGCAAGGAGGCGATCCGGTATCTGGGCCAGCTCCTTGACGAGCGCACCGATGATGACAAGTTCCGGGAGGAATACCGCAAGCGGTTAATCAGGCTCGGCTATCGCGGCACC contains the following coding sequences:
- the istB gene encoding IS21-like element ISGme4 family helper ATPase IstB; the encoded protein is MSDIQHQRMVTLCDDLKFLAVTDVYADLADAAAKQESSYIDYLEQVLKAENDVRQGRSRHTMAKLAGFPAIKTLEDYDFDFATGAPKQRILDLSAMAFLERRENVILLGPSGTGKTHLAIALGYRATQCGVKVRFISAADLMLQLESAQRQGRYKEVMRRSVLGPRLLIIDEIGYLPFSETQANLFFQVIAKRYETGSVILTSNLSFGEWEQAFGGNTALTSAMLDRLLHHAHVIQIRGDSYRLKEKRRAGILGQQLPTPQMDD
- a CDS encoding replication initiation factor domain-containing protein, giving the protein MAESVTRHAQNPPTGNFQFLACGIDTLDLGLFVSWDANWNRTKSYLSEKKEASQGTTGLLDKTDISREFLHHASGKAPNYRYQLQFPEYRVYLAISDKPGASPNVYVTILAEALWHVGLSTLLELLEFDLMSFGGTIERVQPSRCDLCADFRVNPPLAFSLLEILRVSRSRKIRMITNGGDLETYYCGSANSPVQVRIYDKGKEIQKSNKQWFLPIWGVDDPGGVWRVEFQLRRSFLHQYRIKTLDDLWEKVGAIWAYLTGEWFSLRLPDNEKAERRTIHPWWLAVQECRDRFGAFRDAKRTFSSDSMEPIQRTLAHIMGRMISIAAQSGIKDRKEAIRYLGQLLDERTDDDKFREEYRKRLIRLGYRGTLGGSDDEE